A genome region from Pirellulales bacterium includes the following:
- the fliN gene encoding flagellar motor switch protein FliN, with translation MTDQPPPVNNDEIERLLQQAGEAVSGVPAAAGGSHETPATGRPTEAATAAPPRRPEAAAPRDEAIASADIELLLKQAQDAIASIDKPHESLAASAKSFQLEELSGAAPNTERATLELIRDVELDVRIEFGRTQLYLEDVLKLRKGSVVALDKLAGDPVDVFVNGRLIAKGEVLVLNDNFCVRVAELIAGEQPG, from the coding sequence ATGACGGATCAACCGCCGCCGGTCAACAACGACGAAATCGAACGACTGCTCCAGCAAGCCGGCGAGGCGGTGTCCGGAGTGCCGGCCGCCGCCGGCGGCAGCCATGAAACACCTGCCACTGGCCGACCGACGGAGGCGGCCACCGCCGCGCCTCCGCGCCGGCCGGAAGCGGCCGCGCCGCGCGACGAAGCGATTGCGTCGGCCGACATCGAGCTGTTGCTGAAACAGGCCCAGGACGCGATCGCCTCGATCGACAAGCCGCATGAATCGCTGGCGGCCTCGGCGAAGTCGTTCCAGTTGGAGGAGCTTTCGGGTGCCGCGCCCAACACCGAACGCGCCACGTTGGAGTTGATTCGCGACGTGGAGCTCGACGTGCGGATCGAATTCGGCCGCACCCAACTCTACCTGGAAGACGTTCTCAAGCTTCGCAAGGGGTCGGTCGTGGCGCTCGATAAATTGGCGGGCGATCCGGTCGATGTGTTTGTCAACGGCCGGTTGATCGCCAAAGGCGAGGTGTTGGTGTTGAACGATAATTTTTGCGTCCGCGTGGCGGAGTTGATCGCAGGCGAGCAGCCTGGCTAG
- a CDS encoding flagellar basal body-associated FliL family protein, with product MSATATASSATPADAAPSGKKSGWFWKVVVLGLILAVIGAECLFAFVYVTMATDKTMHPEPAAPAAKPAKHETGHTEKPAGEHGKVGEHGESSEAGGEREIDMGEYSLTAFQPASNTTLLVNFHLYGTIAGEEEEYFAGSYEANKHRIRDQVLTTIRSAEIADLTDPGLGLIKRQILEKTNRTLGKPVLQGIVFSDFLAVEQ from the coding sequence ATGAGTGCAACCGCGACAGCTTCGTCCGCGACGCCCGCCGATGCGGCGCCGAGCGGCAAGAAATCGGGCTGGTTCTGGAAAGTCGTGGTGTTGGGGCTGATCCTGGCGGTCATCGGCGCGGAGTGCCTGTTTGCCTTCGTTTATGTGACGATGGCCACCGACAAAACGATGCACCCGGAGCCCGCCGCCCCTGCCGCCAAGCCGGCCAAGCACGAAACGGGGCACACCGAAAAACCTGCCGGCGAACATGGCAAGGTGGGCGAACACGGCGAATCAAGCGAGGCCGGGGGAGAACGTGAGATTGATATGGGCGAATACAGCCTGACCGCGTTCCAGCCGGCGTCGAACACGACGCTGCTGGTCAACTTCCACCTTTATGGAACGATTGCCGGCGAGGAAGAAGAGTACTTCGCCGGCAGTTACGAGGCCAACAAGCACCGCATTCGCGACCAGGTGTTGACGACGATCCGCAGCGCCGAGATCGCCGATTTGACCGATCCAGGGTTGGGCTTGATCAAAAGGCAGATTTTGGAGAAAACTAACCGCACTTTGGGCAAGCCGGTCCTGCAAGGCATCGTTTTCAGCGATTTTTTGGCAGTCGAGCAGTAG
- a CDS encoding flagellar motor protein MotB encodes MTNAAQQVEEGLPEWIMSYADMITILMAFFVVMYSMAGAKDTVKEAAVLRSLRQNLGPFKDIFTSFQPAKSRFSEMGGGTRPSRPGEHGPLGHGPAGSGAAARNNVPRLTAGQPLARGGVIYFAQGAAGLSEENKTQLDLAVEELSGKPQRIEVRGHASRRPLAENSPYRDHWDLAYARCRETMDYLVAHGIAPERIRLGVASQTSSQAASRPLLLVSESWVEIYMLNEFRDRRETLEQEYEQEKAL; translated from the coding sequence ATGACGAACGCGGCGCAACAGGTCGAAGAAGGACTGCCCGAATGGATCATGTCGTATGCCGACATGATTACCATTTTGATGGCTTTTTTTGTGGTGATGTACTCGATGGCCGGCGCCAAAGACACCGTGAAAGAAGCGGCCGTGCTGCGGTCGCTGCGGCAGAACCTTGGGCCCTTCAAAGACATCTTTACGTCGTTTCAGCCGGCGAAGTCGAGGTTTTCCGAGATGGGTGGCGGCACGCGGCCTTCGCGGCCGGGCGAACATGGACCGTTGGGGCACGGCCCGGCGGGCTCCGGGGCCGCGGCCAGAAACAATGTCCCGCGGCTCACCGCCGGCCAACCGCTCGCCCGAGGCGGCGTGATTTACTTTGCCCAGGGCGCCGCCGGCCTGTCGGAAGAGAACAAGACGCAGCTCGATCTGGCGGTCGAAGAGCTGTCGGGCAAGCCGCAGCGAATCGAGGTCCGCGGCCATGCTTCGCGTCGCCCGCTGGCTGAGAACTCGCCCTATCGCGATCACTGGGATTTGGCCTATGCCCGTTGCCGAGAAACGATGGATTACCTGGTGGCCCACGGCATCGCCCCCGAACGGATCCGTTTGGGAGTGGCATCGCAGACTTCGTCGCAGGCGGCCAGCCGGCCGCTGCTGTTGGTCAGCGAATCCTGGGTTGAAATTTACATGCTGAACGAGTTCCGAGATCGGCGTGAAACGCTGGAACAAGAGTACGAGCAGGAGAAAGCGTTATGA
- a CDS encoding MotA/TolQ/ExbB proton channel family protein produces MDIATLGGIGGGFTLMLVALLLAGSHGNAGGVSLGQFIDPPAAIMVVGGGLCVVLTSVPLKKFLTLPKMMLKLAVNRGEDLSGLVGQIVALSELARKDGLLALEAKVPELANHTLSLGVQMAVDGTRAEVIQEILRTEMKAEEARHHVGKRMFDIMGRCGPAFGMIATLLGLILMLGNLDDPDSIGPSMAMALVGTLYGAAMANMICMPCAEKLAYLSHQEQLAKEIVLRGVLAIQAGDSPRVVEQKLNAYLPAESHGALEAAA; encoded by the coding sequence GGCCCTGTTGCTGGCCGGCAGCCACGGCAACGCCGGCGGTGTCTCGCTGGGACAGTTCATCGACCCGCCCGCCGCCATCATGGTCGTGGGCGGCGGCCTGTGCGTGGTCCTGACTTCGGTGCCGCTGAAAAAGTTTCTCACGCTGCCCAAGATGATGCTGAAATTGGCCGTCAACCGCGGCGAAGACCTCTCCGGGCTGGTCGGGCAGATCGTGGCCCTCTCGGAGCTGGCACGCAAAGACGGGCTGCTGGCGCTGGAGGCCAAGGTGCCCGAACTCGCCAACCACACGCTGTCGCTCGGCGTGCAAATGGCCGTCGATGGCACGCGGGCGGAAGTCATCCAGGAGATCCTCCGCACGGAAATGAAAGCTGAAGAGGCGCGTCACCACGTCGGCAAACGCATGTTCGACATCATGGGACGCTGCGGCCCCGCGTTCGGCATGATCGCCACGTTGCTGGGCCTGATCCTCATGCTCGGCAACCTCGACGACCCCGACTCGATCGGCCCGTCGATGGCCATGGCCCTGGTGGGCACGCTGTACGGTGCGGCCATGGCCAACATGATTTGCATGCCCTGCGCCGAGAAGCTGGCCTACCTGAGCCACCAGGAGCAGTTGGCCAAAGAGATCGTGCTGCGGGGAGTGCTGGCCATCCAGGCCGGCGACAGCCCGCGCGTGGTCGAACAGAAACTGAACGCATATTTGCCCGCCGAGAGCCACGGCGCCTTGGAGGCAGCGGCCTGA